One genomic region from Nymphalis io chromosome 18, ilAglIoxx1.1, whole genome shotgun sequence encodes:
- the LOC126775453 gene encoding ceramide synthase 6-like isoform X2: MLRPLIDAFWNEDVWLPPNTTWADLAPRPDKAVIYTDHRHVFFPIPLALLFITLRYILERYVYAPFGRYLGIKGTKPKRPPPNPKLEAAYKASPRTKQLCALAKQLDMTERQVERWWRLRRCQDKPSTLVKFCENAFKFSFYVCNFLFGLYILWDKEWLWDIDQCYIGYPHQGLTSDVWWYYMISAAFYWSLTLSQFWDVRRKDFWQMFVHHIATIALLSFSWVCNLHRIGTLVLLLHDCADIFVEAVKAAKYARYQKTCDTMFLCLIVSWISTRVGIFPFYIIWSTSIRAPMLLPMFPAYYIFNSLLCLLLILHIVWTCLILQIAYNTIKAGQMEGDIRSSSSELSDSPNHSNHSSPSRANNKKYT; the protein is encoded by the exons ATGCTGCGGCCGCTTATAGACGCGTTTTGGAATGAAGATGTGTGGTTACCACCTAATACTACATGGGCCGACCTCGCGCCCCGGCCTGATAAGGCTGTAATTTATACGGACCATCGGCATGTCTTTTTCCCAATACCGTTAGCACTGCTTTTCATAACTCTACGTTATATACTAGAAAG ATATGTGTATGCTCCGTTTGGAAGGTACCTAGGCATTAAAGGCACGAAACCTAAGAGGCCCCCACCGAATCCTAAACTAGAAGCAGCTTATAAAGCCTCCCCCCGTACGAAACag CTATGCGCCCTCGCGAAGCAATTGGATATGACAGAGCGACAGGTGGAGCGATGGTGGCGCCTCCGTCGCTGTCAGGACAAACCGTCGACCCTTGTAAAGTTCTGCGAGAATGCATTCAAGTTCAGCTTCTACGTCTGCAACTTCTTGTTTGGCCTTTACATTCTTTGGGATAAGGAGTGGCTGTGGGATATTGATCAGTGCTATATTGGATATCCTCATCAG GGCTTAACGAGCGACGTATGGTGgtattacatgatatcggcaGCGTTCTACTGGTCGCTGACGCTGTCGCAGTTCTGGGACGTGAGACGCAAAGACTTTTGGCAGATGTTCGTGCACCACATCGCCACCATCGCGCTGTTGTCGTTCAGCTGGGTCTGCAACCTGCATCGTATCGGCACGCTCGTCCTACTGCTGCACGATTGTGCTGATATATTTGTTgag gCGGTAAAGGCAGCCAAATATGCTCGCTACCAGAAGACTTGCGACACAATGTTCTTATGTCTGATCGTGTCTTGGATCAGCACTAGAGTTGGCATCTTCCCGTTCTACATCATTTGGAG TACCTCGATCCGAGCTCCCATGCTGCTTCCGATGTTCCCCGCCTACTACATCTTCAACTCGTTGCTCTGCCTGCTGCTAATTCTGCATATTGTGTGGACGTGCCTAATATTGCAGATTGCATATAATACTATCAAGGCTGGACAG
- the LOC126775453 gene encoding ceramide synthase 6-like isoform X1 — protein sequence MLRPLIDAFWNEDVWLPPNTTWADLAPRPDKAVIYTDHRHVFFPIPLALLFITLRYILERYVYAPFGRYLGIKGTKPKRPPPNPKLEAAYKASPRTKQQLCALAKQLDMTERQVERWWRLRRCQDKPSTLVKFCENAFKFSFYVCNFLFGLYILWDKEWLWDIDQCYIGYPHQGLTSDVWWYYMISAAFYWSLTLSQFWDVRRKDFWQMFVHHIATIALLSFSWVCNLHRIGTLVLLLHDCADIFVEAVKAAKYARYQKTCDTMFLCLIVSWISTRVGIFPFYIIWSTSIRAPMLLPMFPAYYIFNSLLCLLLILHIVWTCLILQIAYNTIKAGQMEGDIRSSSSELSDSPNHSNHSSPSRANNKKYT from the exons ATGCTGCGGCCGCTTATAGACGCGTTTTGGAATGAAGATGTGTGGTTACCACCTAATACTACATGGGCCGACCTCGCGCCCCGGCCTGATAAGGCTGTAATTTATACGGACCATCGGCATGTCTTTTTCCCAATACCGTTAGCACTGCTTTTCATAACTCTACGTTATATACTAGAAAG ATATGTGTATGCTCCGTTTGGAAGGTACCTAGGCATTAAAGGCACGAAACCTAAGAGGCCCCCACCGAATCCTAAACTAGAAGCAGCTTATAAAGCCTCCCCCCGTACGAAACag CAGCTATGCGCCCTCGCGAAGCAATTGGATATGACAGAGCGACAGGTGGAGCGATGGTGGCGCCTCCGTCGCTGTCAGGACAAACCGTCGACCCTTGTAAAGTTCTGCGAGAATGCATTCAAGTTCAGCTTCTACGTCTGCAACTTCTTGTTTGGCCTTTACATTCTTTGGGATAAGGAGTGGCTGTGGGATATTGATCAGTGCTATATTGGATATCCTCATCAG GGCTTAACGAGCGACGTATGGTGgtattacatgatatcggcaGCGTTCTACTGGTCGCTGACGCTGTCGCAGTTCTGGGACGTGAGACGCAAAGACTTTTGGCAGATGTTCGTGCACCACATCGCCACCATCGCGCTGTTGTCGTTCAGCTGGGTCTGCAACCTGCATCGTATCGGCACGCTCGTCCTACTGCTGCACGATTGTGCTGATATATTTGTTgag gCGGTAAAGGCAGCCAAATATGCTCGCTACCAGAAGACTTGCGACACAATGTTCTTATGTCTGATCGTGTCTTGGATCAGCACTAGAGTTGGCATCTTCCCGTTCTACATCATTTGGAG TACCTCGATCCGAGCTCCCATGCTGCTTCCGATGTTCCCCGCCTACTACATCTTCAACTCGTTGCTCTGCCTGCTGCTAATTCTGCATATTGTGTGGACGTGCCTAATATTGCAGATTGCATATAATACTATCAAGGCTGGACAG
- the LOC126775453 gene encoding ceramide synthase 6-like isoform X3, which produces MLRPLIDAFWNEDVWLPPNTTWADLAPRPDKAVIYTDHRHVFFPIPLALLFITLRYILERYVYAPFGRYLGIKGTKPKRPPPNPKLEAAYKASPRTKQLCALAKQLDMTERQVERWWRLRRCQDKPSTLVKFCENAFKFSFYVCNFLFGLYILWDKEWLWDIDQCYIGYPHQGLTSDVWWYYMISAAFYWSLTLSQFWDVRRKDFWQMFVHHIATIALLSFSWVCNLHRIGTLVLLLHDCADIFVEAVKAAKYARYQKTCDTMFLCLIVSWISTRVGIFPFYIIWSTSIRAPMLLPMFPAYYIFNSLLCLLLILHIVWTCLILQIAYNTIKAGQMEGDIRSSSSELSDSPNHSNHSSPSRANNKK; this is translated from the exons ATGCTGCGGCCGCTTATAGACGCGTTTTGGAATGAAGATGTGTGGTTACCACCTAATACTACATGGGCCGACCTCGCGCCCCGGCCTGATAAGGCTGTAATTTATACGGACCATCGGCATGTCTTTTTCCCAATACCGTTAGCACTGCTTTTCATAACTCTACGTTATATACTAGAAAG ATATGTGTATGCTCCGTTTGGAAGGTACCTAGGCATTAAAGGCACGAAACCTAAGAGGCCCCCACCGAATCCTAAACTAGAAGCAGCTTATAAAGCCTCCCCCCGTACGAAACag CTATGCGCCCTCGCGAAGCAATTGGATATGACAGAGCGACAGGTGGAGCGATGGTGGCGCCTCCGTCGCTGTCAGGACAAACCGTCGACCCTTGTAAAGTTCTGCGAGAATGCATTCAAGTTCAGCTTCTACGTCTGCAACTTCTTGTTTGGCCTTTACATTCTTTGGGATAAGGAGTGGCTGTGGGATATTGATCAGTGCTATATTGGATATCCTCATCAG GGCTTAACGAGCGACGTATGGTGgtattacatgatatcggcaGCGTTCTACTGGTCGCTGACGCTGTCGCAGTTCTGGGACGTGAGACGCAAAGACTTTTGGCAGATGTTCGTGCACCACATCGCCACCATCGCGCTGTTGTCGTTCAGCTGGGTCTGCAACCTGCATCGTATCGGCACGCTCGTCCTACTGCTGCACGATTGTGCTGATATATTTGTTgag gCGGTAAAGGCAGCCAAATATGCTCGCTACCAGAAGACTTGCGACACAATGTTCTTATGTCTGATCGTGTCTTGGATCAGCACTAGAGTTGGCATCTTCCCGTTCTACATCATTTGGAG TACCTCGATCCGAGCTCCCATGCTGCTTCCGATGTTCCCCGCCTACTACATCTTCAACTCGTTGCTCTGCCTGCTGCTAATTCTGCATATTGTGTGGACGTGCCTAATATTGCAGATTGCATATAATACTATCAAGGCTGGACAG